TTCTTTGAACTTATAAAACAGAACTCTAACAGGGTAGTAGGTATAATAAGCCACCTGGAGGACTTGGCTGAGAAGTTCAGCCAAAGGATAGTAGTAAAGAAGCACGGAGACTATTCAACCGTGGAGGTTTACTATTAAGGGTGGCGGAGCCGACGGGATTTGAACCCGCGCCCTCCGGCTTGACAGGCCGGCGTTCTGACCGGGCTGAACTACGGCTCCAACCCTATAACACTTATTATATATCAAAAATCACTTCTGCCACGTAGTTATTACCTTCCTTTTCTACTCTTAGCCTGTGGTAAGTGGCAGCCTTTATGACCAGCTTTCTTTCGTGTTTGTCTGGATCAAAGCTTCCACCCCTTAGCTCAACAGTAGCACCCTTTTCATCCAGGCTAAGCACTCTACAGCTCTTCGGAACAAAGAGCTTAGACTCAAAGATGGTAAGTAGCTTGTTGATGGCATCGGCCAGAAGGAAAGGCATCTCCGATTGAACCTCTAACTTTACCCTTTGATCTTCTTGGATATCATCGGGGTTTGTGATCTCATAAAAGGTAGCCAGTATGGCCTTGCACACGAGCTCTTCCAAGCTTTTAGCTCTTACCCTTATGCCCGCATCGGCTGTAATGTCGTCTATGACCTCGTAAAACATTACAGTCCCAGCACGTCAAACATGTTGTAAAAGCCTTTTTCTTTATCGTGTATCCACTTAGCTGCTTCTAAGGCACCTCTGGCAAAGGTCTCTCTGGATGTGGCTCTGTGAGTAAGCTCTAGTCTTTCACCAAACCCCAAGAAGTAAACCGTATGGTCCCCCACCACGTCTCCGCCTCTTATGGCAAACACTCCTACTTCATCCTCTTTTCTTGGGCTTATACCATCCCTGCACGATATCCTTCTAGTTTCATCAAGCTGTTGATTTACAACCTCGTATAGCTTTAAGGCTGTTCCACTTGGTGCATCCTTTTTAAAACGGTGGTGTATCTCCACAATCTCCACATCAAAGCCCTTACCCTTTAAAGACTGCGTGGCTATCTGGACAAGTCTAAAGAGTAGATTTACACCCAGGCTCATGTTTGGTGAGAGAAGTACTGCCGTCTTTTCTGAAAGCTCTTTAAGCTGATTCACCTCATCCTCAGTGAACCCAGTGGTACCTATCACTATAGGTTTTCCAGCCTCTGCGCAAAGCTTCGCATGTCCTAAAGCTGCTTCTGTGTTCCCAGAGAACTCTATAACCACATGACACATAGGGAGGACTTCTTCTAACCTTGATGTGAGAGGAACTCCTTCATAGTCCTTTATGTTTACAGCTTTACCCAAGTCTGGGGATACCACACAGTCTGGATGTTCCACACCTGCTACTATCTTCAAAGAAGCATCGTGGAGGGCAGTTTGGAGTATAGCTCTACCCATCCTGCCAAGGGCACCGCAGATAACTACCTTTATCATCCTTCCTCTTCTTCTCCTCCGAAGAGCATTTCCTCTAGGTCCTCTAGGGCTTCCTCTGCTTGATCAACGGGAACTATGGAAGGGTAAAGGGCTACTTCCACATCCTCTTTGAAGAGGAACTTGGAGAGAAGCTGTTGTAGCTTTTCCAACTCTTCAGGGGTTAAGTCACTTCTTATGCTCTCCTCTATGGGCTTGTTGGTGAAGAAGAAACCCACCAGGCTGAAAGGTACGGCATACATTCTGTCGTCCATTTTAACCTCCTTCTTTCAATTATAAGCCTTTAGACAAGGTTTAGCATCTCCCTCAGCTTCTTTATCTCATCCCTTATCTTAGCTGCCTTTTCAAACTCCCACTTCTTGGCGGCTTCCCACATCTCCTTTTCTAACTTGTTTATCCTCTCTATGATATCCTCCTCTGAGGATATGCCTTTAGGTATTGTAGTAGGGAGTTTCACATAGTCTAGTTCTTCTATGGCTAAGAGATCTTTTACGGGCTTTACTATGCTTCTGGGCTGTATACCGTGTTTCTTGTTGTACTCTTCCTGGATTTTCCTTCGTCTGTTTGTTTCTTCTATGGCCCTTTGCATGGATGGGGTTACCCTGTCCGCGTAAAGGATGGCCTTACCCATAACGTTCCTAGCT
The DNA window shown above is from Thermocrinis minervae and carries:
- the dapB gene encoding 4-hydroxy-tetrahydrodipicolinate reductase, coding for MIKVVICGALGRMGRAILQTALHDASLKIVAGVEHPDCVVSPDLGKAVNIKDYEGVPLTSRLEEVLPMCHVVIEFSGNTEAALGHAKLCAEAGKPIVIGTTGFTEDEVNQLKELSEKTAVLLSPNMSLGVNLLFRLVQIATQSLKGKGFDVEIVEIHHRFKKDAPSGTALKLYEVVNQQLDETRRISCRDGISPRKEDEVGVFAIRGGDVVGDHTVYFLGFGERLELTHRATSRETFARGALEAAKWIHDKEKGFYNMFDVLGL
- a CDS encoding archease; translated protein: MFYEVIDDITADAGIRVRAKSLEELVCKAILATFYEITNPDDIQEDQRVKLEVQSEMPFLLADAINKLLTIFESKLFVPKSCRVLSLDEKGATVELRGGSFDPDKHERKLVIKAATYHRLRVEKEGNNYVAEVIFDI